The following nucleotide sequence is from Thunnus albacares chromosome 15, fThuAlb1.1, whole genome shotgun sequence.
GGCTTTGGCACTGAGTCCACTGCCTCATCATGACTGACTGTTTGAATGGTTTTGGCCCCATGTGACTTGAGTGGTGGATCAATGTTGATGGCTGGATCATTGATACAGTTTCTCCCCCACACTGAGCTGGGCTTTGGAACACAGCTCCTATGGCCATGGTGTTAGCCTCTTCTTTTTACTTCTTCATGATAGAAGAGATATCCAGAAACATACTCTGAGAAAGACAAGAAGACAGCTGTAACTCAGCTGGTGCTGAACATAAACCACAAAGAGCATACATGCAATTCAGTAAAGCAAGAATCTTTCAATATGTGTCCAACTGACTAAAGCAACGATTCTATCATTCATTCAAATGCATAAACACATCTCTATAAACATGACATATCATctgggaaaaacaaaaagaatgaCAAATAAATCTTCTACTACTATTTTAAAATTAGTCtttggaagaaaaacacagtgtgtagatatacatatttttctgcAGGAACATTATTGATGCTCAGTTGTTTGGCCATGCCATTGTTGATGAGGCAGCAAtataaggatttttttaaaatataaaacatgaaatctaTGGAGTCCGGCTGGTGTGTTTATAGAGGATTAGTTATAATCTATATACTTTAAATAGAATTCAATGgtacatttttaatcagtttttatCAGAATATTTTACGTTTAGATCCCGTATCAGTAACTAAGTAATATGTATCTAATGAACATATTTCTCATGTCCAATATTACTTTatgaaatttattttaatgttgttactaaaataaaagtcaaaattaaatagataaataaatgaatacatgcaGCAATGGTTCCGAAGATTTATTACAATACTTACTAAAAAAATTCTAATTACAATCACAATGTatgatatcatatatatatatgtctatCAGATGTGAGGGCCAGTCAGCAGGATTGGCTGAAAGTGGCTCATCTGTCTCAGCAGCAACAGGTGTGTCCAGCTCCCAAGGCTGGGCAGAGGAGGCTGTATCTGGTGCTTCTGCAGGGCAGATAATAGATTTACTAGGCAGTTGCCTAAATCGCCTATAGCTAGGACCAGGTCTGGTTGTCACCATCCATTCTTGCACTACCTGTAATGACAGCACATGGACTCCtctcttttgttgttgctgttttgcttTTCAAATTGCCTTTCATTTAGTTGGTCTACTGTCAAAACTGAAGCGTATCTtcgtctctctctttttctcttgtccaTCCATCACTTCATCTCCTCCTGCATCTTTCACTCTTCAAGTATTAAGTTAAGTTAATTTGTTCCCTCACTCTACTGTGGCATGTTTTGGCCACATTTGTTATGTAGCTTATGGACTACATGACTCTAACAGGGAATGAGTGAATGATTTCTTTCCCTTTGACTTCTTTGATAATATACTAACAGTCTTGATGATGcttaatgttttatatatatatatgactgattACCACAGTGATGGTCTGAACAACAATTGCAGAAGAAACCCAGGTGGGAGATGCTGTCAGCTGTACTCTTTACTTTATAACTTTGACATCCTGTTCTAGTGTGAAATGTGATTTGGACACATGATAATATGACACATGACAATTTCTGCTCTTTACTTGCCATTGACATTCTCCGCCCCCCAGGAGGCGGCATCATGGGCATGTCTCCCTGCAGGGAGCCCAGTTCATCCGACTCCTCCGAGGTATGTAATGAAGGGCTTGTGCAGCCACTGATTGACGACAAGCTCTCAGATGGCGGCCTGATCATGAAGCTGGTCTTCCTGGGGTTGGGGAGCAGGACCTCACTCCCCATTGACTCCCTACGCTCATCCTCACGCAGGTCTCTGATAGCCCTGGGCCTTAAGGTGCTACTGGACAGCAGAGCCTCCAAATGGCTGGGGTGAGGGTGCTCTCCCTCATGGGTATCTTTTTGATGGCTTGGTGCACTTCCCTCTACATTGGACGTAGCAGAACCCCAAGCTGGATGGTGGTCCACCATGGTTGTGTGGACCTCTGGACCTTCATGGGTTTGGGGGGCTTGGATTGAGCAGTTCTGGCTAGACTTGGGTGGCATCCTTGGTTGGGGGCAAATGTAGCTGGTCTGACTGTGTCCCAGATGAGCCAGGCTGTTGTGTCTCAGGGCCTCCTGGTTGGCTTTGAGCCCGGCATTGTAATTAGGAGGCTTCATGTCTGCCTCTGGAATCACTTTGAAGGTCTGAGTCAACGGCCCATTGTAAGGTGATACATTGCTCATTACACAAAGGTGCGGTAAGGACGCCTTCCCCTTGGACTTGTAAATCAAACTGTCATCTTCCATGTACCTCTCTCCATAGAGTGTCTGTTTGATTTTCCTGATGCCCAGGTGGGATATCTCCAGAATGTTGAGGAAAAGTGACACACCAGCGATTGCAATCATGAAGACCATGAAAATGGTCTTCTCTGTGGGCCTGGAGATGTAACAGTCTACACTGTTGGGGCAAGGCAGCCTTTCACATTTATAGAGTGGCTCAAGTTGGATACCATAGAGTACATACTGGCCCAGGATGAAGGAGACCTCCACCAAAGAGCGTGTAAGGATATGGATGATGTAGGTTCTCAACAGGGAGCCCCTGAGAGGAGCCTTCTTGACCCTCCTCTGCTCATCCAGCCTCTTCAGCTCCCTCTCCATGCGCTTTTGTTCATCCAATCCCAGCTCAGCttcatccatctcctccttcagCTGGGCTCGTTTCCGGTGGCGCTCCTTCTCCAGCGCTCGGATGCAGTAGAGGGCATGGCCCATGTAGACCAGTGAGGGGGCAGAGACAAAGATCACCTGCAGGACCCAGAAGCGAATGAGAGAGATGGGGAAGGCACGGTCATAACAGACTGCCTTGCAGCCTGGCTGGTCAGTGTTGCAAACAAATTCAGACTGCTCATCATCCCATACATCCTCAGCAGCTGCTCCCAGGATCAGCATGCGGAAAATGAAGAGTATGGTAAGCCAGATCTTGCCCACGATGGTGGAATGAATGTGGACCTCTTCTAGGATGCTGCCCAGCAGGTTCCAGTCACCCATGGTCAGCTTCTCACCACTTCACTGCCACATGACCTCAAACTGTGGAGACACAGCATTCACACCTGGATAAGCCTCACATACACCTCACATACACTTCAGCCTCACAAAGCCATTAGGTACATTTTTGCTATGAAGGTGCAAAAACCTACTATGAAGGACGACTGCAGTTTATAACAACTTTGGTTTCATGTTCATAGCTCTGGCCATCAGTTTTGTCATTGATGGTAATATATTCACCAAAGTAATTACTGAGATCTCAGGATGCGGAGACATCACTAAAAGTACGTCCAACAAGGCAAGACACACGaacagtcagatgatcagacaggctGTAAACAAACTGAAGTGCACTATTTTAAGTTGAAATATAAAGTTGGATAGTTTGGGCTGTAattttctgtttgcattcattttctctctcatatAAATGTGACATGACTGTTCGTGTTTGTTACCACATTGGACCTATTTGTATCAATGTTGCTGCGTTCCAAGACCTGAGCAGTTACTTCAGTGAGTgcaatgttatcataaccatTTGGTGGCCAAGGCTAtgaaaataaagttgtaatAACTATTAGACTATTATTTACCGCAGTTGATTCCTGCatatttggtgctctagtgagtatttctggcagtgTGTGtaggattgagtcaaaataaactacagtgtatgtgttcatggtaatgaaggaacatgtcacccagtacaacagtgtggctcattgt
It contains:
- the gja10a gene encoding gap junction protein alpha 10 a → MGDWNLLGSILEEVHIHSTIVGKIWLTILFIFRMLILGAAAEDVWDDEQSEFVCNTDQPGCKAVCYDRAFPISLIRFWVLQVIFVSAPSLVYMGHALYCIRALEKERHRKRAQLKEEMDEAELGLDEQKRMERELKRLDEQRRVKKAPLRGSLLRTYIIHILTRSLVEVSFILGQYVLYGIQLEPLYKCERLPCPNSVDCYISRPTEKTIFMVFMIAIAGVSLFLNILEISHLGIRKIKQTLYGERYMEDDSLIYKSKGKASLPHLCVMSNVSPYNGPLTQTFKVIPEADMKPPNYNAGLKANQEALRHNSLAHLGHSQTSYICPQPRMPPKSSQNCSIQAPQTHEGPEVHTTMVDHHPAWGSATSNVEGSAPSHQKDTHEGEHPHPSHLEALLSSSTLRPRAIRDLREDERRESMGSEVLLPNPRKTSFMIRPPSESLSSISGCTSPSLHTSEESDELGSLQGDMPMMPPPGGRRMSMKHQIQPPLPSLGSWTHLLLLRQMSHFQPILLTGPHI